The DNA sequence TCATCCGTATGTAAATACAGGCTGGATGAAGGAATTCATTTGGTCTCAGAATTAAGAGTCGAGTCTGGGCCGATCAATACTGTTACTGAATCTGATTCCTAAATTCGTTTTTCCATTAATGAGAAGGTAGGCTTGAGGATAAATTACAGAATTAAAAATAACTCAGCAGTACCGGAAGGGCGAGAAAGCTCAGATGACCTGATGGCGCTTTCTGTGATATATAAGTTTACGTAATTGCTTGGTTGTAAGCTTTAAGGTGTTAATCTGTCGCGGCGTAAATGGAAGCCAGTAAAGTTTACGTACGTACAATTATCCTGCTAGATGTTGTTTTAGGTGCCCTGATTATTCGTAGGAATTGGCTCAAGGTTTGGCTCGACAAATTCTTTGCGAGCCTTATCTGAAAAAATCACCTCTGCCGAATAATGGGATAACATAATTTTCGAATCCAGCATTCTGGGGTTTTTGTCAATAAACTCATCGGCCGATTCTGAATTTCCAGTGTGGTTCATGAAATACTTAACTGCCAATACCCAAGCCCTTGTTAATGTTTCATGAAACTTGCCGGATGGATCGATGCCTGCCTTCTTCAATAGTCCCAGCAAAGCGCTCCGCATTGCCTGCGTGGCCTTCTCGGTATCATTCTCAACAAGATAGATATATGCCAACCGCAGATGTGCACGGTGATCAAAATTCGGAATTGGGAATGTGCAGGATTCAACTTCTTTCTTGAATTCTGTGTCAGCTGAAGAGAGGGTGTGGATCATGGTAGTTGCTCCCTATCCTTTTGAAATAAAACGTACACTTGTACGGCCATGTTCTTTTTTGCCACATTAATGGGTGTCTGATAACCATTATTTTAGTTGAAGTTGCTACCCTTCTTATTAGGAGCTGTTTGTGCATTTAAAGCAGTCAGTGCCTGCTCTTTTTGCTCATGTGGTGCTTGATAGGTGAGGGGTTTTTGCAAGGAATATGGTGGGCCCAGCAGGACTTGAACCTGCGACCAATCGATTATGAGTCGACTGCTCTAACCAACTGAGCTATAGGCCCTTTGAGAAGTCTTCCGGTGTGCCGGAGGTCTTTCGGTCGCTATGCTCTTTCAGGGTGACAGAGCCGCGATTTGGGAGCAAGAATTATAACTTTGCTGTGGTTGGGGTCAACCGAAATCATTGATTTGTTTGGGGTTTGTTGTGGATTGTCACCTATCGGCGCTCAATACTTGATCCCGCATTCTCGGAGATGACGCAAAGGTCGATCGGGAGTGGTGAAGAGGGGAATAAGCGGGTTGGGTTGAAAGACGCTGGATTGCTTCGGTCGCTTCGCTTCCTCGCAAAGACGGGAATTGGGGCGGTTTGTGTCCCGCATTGTGCGTTCACTTCATGCAGGCTACTACGGTTGGTAGTGTGTGTCGCGTCTTTTTTCGCGGCTGAAGCCGCTCCTACAGGGACAGAGGATATAAAAAAGCCCCGCAAATGCGGGGCTTTTTTATTTGGTCGGCGTTTACTCGTCCAGGAAGCTTCTCAGGTGCTCTGAGCGGCTTGGGTGGCGCAGTTTGCGCAGTGCCTTGGCTTCGATCTGACGGATACGCTCACGGGTAACGTCGAACTGTTTGCCCACTTCCTCAAGGGTGTGGTCAGTGTTCATGTCGATACCGAAGCGCATACGCAGTACTTTGGCTTCACGTGCAGTAAGGCCGTTAAGTACTTCTTTGGTGGACTCATTCAGGCTCTCGCGAGTGGCTGAGTCAATCGGCGAGTGGATGTTTGTATCCTCGATGAAGTCACCCAGGTGGGAATCTTCGTCGTCACCGATTGGGGTTTCCATGGAGATCGGCTCTTTGGCGATCTTCAGGACTTTGCGGATCTTGTCTTCCGGCATTTCCATCTTTTCAGCCAGCTCTTCCGGAGTGGCCTCGCGTCCCATCTCCTGCAGCATTTGGCGAGAGATGCGGTTGAGCTTGTTGATCGTCTCGATCATGTGCACCGGAATACGGATGGTGCGCGCCTGGTCGGCGATTGAGCGGGTAATCGCCTGACGAATCCACCAGGTGGCGTAGGTCGAGAACTTGTAACCGCGACGGTATTCAAACTTGTCTACCGCTTTCATCAGGCCGATGTTGCCTTCCTGAATCAGGTCGAGGAATTGCAGACCGCGGTTGGTGTACTTCTTGGCGATGGAGATCACCAGACGCAAGTTGGCTTCAACCATCTCTTTCTTGGCGCGGCGCATTTTCGCTTCGCCAATAGACATGCGACGGTTGATGTCTTTGATTTCGAGTGCGGTCAGGCCCTGTTGTTCAGACAGTTGCAGGATCTTACGCTGCAGACGAATGATATCGTCTTCAACCAGGGCCATTTTTTCTGCGTAATCGGGCTTACCTTTCAGGATGCTCTTGACCCACTTTTCGTTGGTCTCGTTACCCGGGAAAGTCTTAATGAATTCACCGCGAGGCATCTTGCTGTGGCGAATGCACAGGGCCATGATTTCGCGTTCATTTTTACGCAGTTGTTCCAGGCTGTCGCGGGCGATGCTGAGCATCGGATCGAGCTGGCGTGGAGTGAGCTTGAAGAACTTAAATACTTCACCCAGTTCTTCCATGCTCTTCTGGGCAGCTGTGCTATCGCGGCCATTGCGAGACAACGAGCGTTTGGTTTTGTCGAACTGGGTACGCAGGGCGTCGAAACGCTGGCGTGCCTCTTCAGGATCCAGGCCGCCGGTATCCTCGTCATCATCACCGGAATCATTATCGTCATCGTCGTTGCTGCTTTTGCTCAGTGCAGAAGGAACGTGGTCTACCGGATCAAGGTAGCCGTTGATGATGTCGGTAAGCTTGCGCTCTTCGGTTTCGATCAGGTCGTATTCGGCCAGCAGGCCTTCAACGATACCGGGCCACTCGGAGAGGGCAGCCAGCATATCGCGGGTACCGTCTTCGATGCGCTTGGCGATTTCGATTTCGCCTTCGCGGGTCAACAGTTCCACGGAGCCCATCTCACGCATGTACATGCGAACCGGGTCGGTGGTTCTGTGCTGTTCGGTTTCCACTGCGGCGAGGGCGGCAGCTGCTTCGGCAGCGGCTATCTCGTCGGTGGTGTTGTCGCCACTGGCCATCAGCAATTGATCGGCGTCCGGGGCGGTCTCGAACACGTTGATACCCATGTCGTTGATCATCTGGATGATGTCTTCAACCTGATCTGGGTCCGAGATATCTTGCGGGAGGTGGTCGTTTACTTCAGCGTAAGTCAGGTAGCCCTGCTCACGGCCTTTGGCGATCAACTCTTTAATGCGCGATTGTTGTTGGCTAGCGTCGGTCATTTCTGCTCGTAGTCAAGTGAGGCGAAAAATAGCGGGGGATTATACATGAATTAATGGAGGCTTGTCGCGCTAAATGCAAGGTCTGACGTGCATTTAATCCGCATCTAGCGCCTTCTCCTTATTATCTGGTTCAGCTTTTCTTTGATTTCAGTATCTAAGTCACTCTTCAGGGCCAGCGGTAGTATCCGCATAGCCGCTTTGACATCGAACTCGTCAATTTGTTCTTTCTGAATCAGTGTAGCAATCTGTTCGGGAATTGACAGGTTGGCAAAGGCCTGGCGCTCAATTATGCGCAAGGCGTCATGAAACTCACGCCAGTTGTCACGCTCGGTCTCGCCGGGAGGGTGCATGGTCTCGCTGGCGGCTATGGCGGCCATCGTGCGGCCGTTTTCGGTGTCGTTTACGGCAAATTTGCGAGCAATTATCTGGTTGATGCACAGCGTGGGCTCTTCCTTGAGGAGTGTGACCAGCTCTTCAAAAAGCTGTATCTCCTTGCTATCAAGGGTGTTAAAGCCGGGTGGAATCTCGATCTGTTGGGCAAAATCCAGATTGTTGAGCAAGATCGCAACCAGTGTGCGTTCCGGACTCATCTGGATGCGGCGCTCGGGCTGTGGCAGCGGAGGGCGCTTTTCTGGCTTGCGAGGCGGCAGAGAGTGTCTTGATGGTTCGCTCGGGCTCTGGGATTGGTCCGGGTAATACTCGGGTGGTTCTTCGGTCCAGTCTGGAGCCGGCGGGATACCTTCAGCTGCTTGCTGTTGGTGTTGATCCTGGTGTTGGTATTGCTGCTGCTCAGGTTTGGCTGGTGTAGGTTCGACTTTGTCGCCAATCAGGGTGTCGAGCTTATCACCGTCCATGCCGGTGAGTTTGGCTAGCTGGTTGGTGAGCAGCGAGCGGAACACGTTGCGCGGTATGCGCTGAATGTAGGGTGTGGCCAGTTTTACCAGGCGCGCCTTGCCGTCGGGGGTGTCGGTGTCGATTCCCTCGCCAGCGGTGTCGAACAGGAATTTGGAGAGCGGCGCCGCTTCAGCGAGACGGTCGCGAAAACGTTCGGTGCCGCTTTTACGCACCAGGCTATCCGGGTCTTCGCCTTCCGGCAGGAACAGGAATTTGGCGGAGCGGCCGTCCTCCATCATGGGCAGGCAATTTTCCAGGGCGCGATGGGCAGCCTGGCGACCGGCGTTGTCGCCGTCAAAGCAGAACACCACTTCCGGGGTGTAGCGGAACAGTTTTTCCAAATGGGGGGCGGTTATGGCGGTGCCAAGGGTGGCGACGGCATTGTCTATGCCGTGCTGGGCCAGCGCCACCACGTCCATGTAGCCTTCTACAACCACGACCTGTTTTAGTTCGCTGCCACTCTGGGTGGCCTCATACAGACCATACAGCTCGCGGCCTTTGTGGAAAACCGGAGTCTCCGGTGAGTTCAGGTATTTCGGCTTGTCGTCCCCCAGAACCCGGCCGCCAAAGGCGATGGTGCGCCCGCGGGTATCGCGAATGGGGAATATGATGCGATTGCGGAACCGGTCGTAACGTTTGTTCTCTTCCGGTTTTTCAATCAGCAGGCCGGCATCCACCTGCAGGCGTACCGATTCACTGTCGGTGCCGAGGGTGTTGAGTAGGTTGTCCCATCCGGGTGGGGCATAGCCGATACCAAATATGCGCGATATCTGGCCGGTCAGGCCGCGGCCTTTCAGGTAGTCGATTGCGTTGCTGGCGGCGGGGTGTTTTCGCAGTTGTTGCTGGAAGTACTCATCCGCTTCGTTGAGGGTATTGAACAGGCGCTTTTTGTAGCGGGCGCGCTCGTCCTCAAATGGTGTGGTCT is a window from the Porticoccaceae bacterium LTM1 genome containing:
- the rpoD gene encoding RNA polymerase sigma factor RpoD — encoded protein: MTDASQQQSRIKELIAKGREQGYLTYAEVNDHLPQDISDPDQVEDIIQMINDMGINVFETAPDADQLLMASGDNTTDEIAAAEAAAALAAVETEQHRTTDPVRMYMREMGSVELLTREGEIEIAKRIEDGTRDMLAALSEWPGIVEGLLAEYDLIETEERKLTDIINGYLDPVDHVPSALSKSSNDDDDNDSGDDDEDTGGLDPEEARQRFDALRTQFDKTKRSLSRNGRDSTAAQKSMEELGEVFKFFKLTPRQLDPMLSIARDSLEQLRKNEREIMALCIRHSKMPRGEFIKTFPGNETNEKWVKSILKGKPDYAEKMALVEDDIIRLQRKILQLSEQQGLTALEIKDINRRMSIGEAKMRRAKKEMVEANLRLVISIAKKYTNRGLQFLDLIQEGNIGLMKAVDKFEYRRGYKFSTYATWWIRQAITRSIADQARTIRIPVHMIETINKLNRISRQMLQEMGREATPEELAEKMEMPEDKIRKVLKIAKEPISMETPIGDDEDSHLGDFIEDTNIHSPIDSATRESLNESTKEVLNGLTAREAKVLRMRFGIDMNTDHTLEEVGKQFDVTRERIRQIEAKALRKLRHPSRSEHLRSFLDE
- the dnaG gene encoding DNA primase, encoding MAGKIPQHFIDDLLDRVDIVDVISARVQLKKTGKNYSACCPFHDEKTPSFTVSPEKQFYYCFGCQASGNAVGFVMDFDRFSFPEAVEQLARDMGMEVPREETTPFEDERARYKKRLFNTLNEADEYFQQQLRKHPAASNAIDYLKGRGLTGQISRIFGIGYAPPGWDNLLNTLGTDSESVRLQVDAGLLIEKPEENKRYDRFRNRIIFPIRDTRGRTIAFGGRVLGDDKPKYLNSPETPVFHKGRELYGLYEATQSGSELKQVVVVEGYMDVVALAQHGIDNAVATLGTAITAPHLEKLFRYTPEVVFCFDGDNAGRQAAHRALENCLPMMEDGRSAKFLFLPEGEDPDSLVRKSGTERFRDRLAEAAPLSKFLFDTAGEGIDTDTPDGKARLVKLATPYIQRIPRNVFRSLLTNQLAKLTGMDGDKLDTLIGDKVEPTPAKPEQQQYQHQDQHQQQAAEGIPPAPDWTEEPPEYYPDQSQSPSEPSRHSLPPRKPEKRPPLPQPERRIQMSPERTLVAILLNNLDFAQQIEIPPGFNTLDSKEIQLFEELVTLLKEEPTLCINQIIARKFAVNDTENGRTMAAIAASETMHPPGETERDNWREFHDALRIIERQAFANLSIPEQIATLIQKEQIDEFDVKAAMRILPLALKSDLDTEIKEKLNQIIRRRR